In a genomic window of Helianthus annuus cultivar XRQ/B chromosome 10, HanXRQr2.0-SUNRISE, whole genome shotgun sequence:
- the LOC110885306 gene encoding uncharacterized protein LOC110885306 isoform X1 has protein sequence MSTTTSRVSSNKDSRSLENVEITLLNQVNASNSKVDVTIKVRIIKLWKLPSFKIKGATHSVDVILMDEEGTKIQATVMGNYLSKHGKFLVERECVLIKKFEVGDNVSQYRLTNHKHRLFFDYDSNMMRCNDAVGSPHGFSFTEFDLFLNNALPSNFVVDIIGYLYTYFDMYDHKTQNGQLKKRMNIQVRDAQNRNIYVQLWESLAEKMQKFVDKKPNGVTVLILQTGKFTFSGGKAYVSSAFHGSTLFINDDIEEIIAFKRSLLEKESDDSVSSRRLVSSQSVTSLQEEFSKIHNNSFS, from the exons ATGTCAACTACCACAAGCAGAGTTTCCTCTAACAAAGATTCCAG ATCATTGGAGAATGTTGAAATCACTTTGCTCAACCAAGTTAATGCTTCAAATTCAAAGGTTGATGTCACAATTAAGGTCCGTATAATTAAGCTTTGGAAGCTACCTTCTTTCAAGATAAAAGGTGCTACACATTCAGTTGACGTAATACTTATGGATGAAGAG GGTACAAAGATTCAAGCCACTGTTATGGGTAACTATCTAAGCAAACATGGGAAATTCCTCGTGGAGAGAGAGTGTGTCCTAATTAAgaaatttgaagttggtgacaaTGTCTCACAATATCGGCTGACAAATCATAAACATAGACTCTTTTTTGATTATGATAGCAACATGATGAGATGTAATGATGCTGTTGGATCTCCTCATGGCTTCTCATTTACTGAATTTGATCTCTTTCTTAACAATGCTCTCCCAAGTAATTTCGTTGTTG ATATAATTGGTTATTTGTATACGTATTTCGATATGTATGATCACAAAACGCAAAATGGGCAACTCAAAAAGAGAATGAACATTCAAGTTCGTGATGCTCA GAACCGTAATATTTATGTTCAACTGTGGGAATCATTGGCTGAGAAGATGCAGAAGTTCGTGGATAAAAAACCCAACGGTGTTACTGTTTTGATATTGCAAACTGGGAAATTCACCTTTTCAGGCG GGAAGGCATATGTTTCATCAGCTTTCCATGGAAGTACATTATTCATTAACGATGACATTGAGGAAATCATTGCTTTCAAACGCAG TTTACTTGAGAAAGAATCTGATGACTCCGTTTCAAGCCGTCGTTTGGTGTCGTCACAATCTGTTACCAGTCTACAAGAAGAGTTTTCTAAAATTCACAATAATTCATTTTCATGA
- the LOC110885306 gene encoding uncharacterized protein LOC110885306 isoform X2, whose product MSTTTSRVSSNKDSRSLENVEITLLNQVNASNSKVDVTIKVRIIKLWKLPSFKIKGATHSVDVILMDEEGTKIQATVMGNYLSKHGKFLVERECVLIKKFEVGDNVSQYRLTNHKHRLFFDYDSNMMRCNDAVGSPHGFSFTEFDLFLNNALPSNFVVDIIGYLYTYFDMYDHKTQNGQLKKRMNIQVRDAQNRNIYVQLWESLAEKMQKFVDKKPNGVTVLILQTGKFTFSGGKAYVSSAFHGSTLFINDDIEEIIAFKRSLLEKESDDSVSSRRLVSSQSVTSLQEEMIVSA is encoded by the exons ATGTCAACTACCACAAGCAGAGTTTCCTCTAACAAAGATTCCAG ATCATTGGAGAATGTTGAAATCACTTTGCTCAACCAAGTTAATGCTTCAAATTCAAAGGTTGATGTCACAATTAAGGTCCGTATAATTAAGCTTTGGAAGCTACCTTCTTTCAAGATAAAAGGTGCTACACATTCAGTTGACGTAATACTTATGGATGAAGAG GGTACAAAGATTCAAGCCACTGTTATGGGTAACTATCTAAGCAAACATGGGAAATTCCTCGTGGAGAGAGAGTGTGTCCTAATTAAgaaatttgaagttggtgacaaTGTCTCACAATATCGGCTGACAAATCATAAACATAGACTCTTTTTTGATTATGATAGCAACATGATGAGATGTAATGATGCTGTTGGATCTCCTCATGGCTTCTCATTTACTGAATTTGATCTCTTTCTTAACAATGCTCTCCCAAGTAATTTCGTTGTTG ATATAATTGGTTATTTGTATACGTATTTCGATATGTATGATCACAAAACGCAAAATGGGCAACTCAAAAAGAGAATGAACATTCAAGTTCGTGATGCTCA GAACCGTAATATTTATGTTCAACTGTGGGAATCATTGGCTGAGAAGATGCAGAAGTTCGTGGATAAAAAACCCAACGGTGTTACTGTTTTGATATTGCAAACTGGGAAATTCACCTTTTCAGGCG GGAAGGCATATGTTTCATCAGCTTTCCATGGAAGTACATTATTCATTAACGATGACATTGAGGAAATCATTGCTTTCAAACGCAG TTTACTTGAGAAAGAATCTGATGACTCCGTTTCAAGCCGTCGTTTGGTGTCGTCACAATCTGTTACCAGTCTACAAGAAGA GATGATAGTCTCAGCATGA
- the LOC118482651 gene encoding uncharacterized protein LOC118482651: MPSAYSKQMRQLRKIYLDNKRSKNFSIAQPVDVSTINSSRILAGNSNLGSGNIQSSISSRHVSKCKENNIKDTSYSCPKTHSQVVATNAVVRSPLSDITKDMSNYTNNNTTPSSDTRHVSKFKENIIQDRCYPSLKTPTQVVSTNQSIISPMGIMSEMPNYNKNNTRPSSNTRRMSTRSTSITINRTCLSSHQTPNGK, encoded by the exons ATGCCCAGTGCATATAGCAAACAAATGCGTCAATTGAGGAAAATTTATCTAGATAACAAAAGATCTAAGAATTTTTCTATCGCACAACCCGTTGATGTTTCAACTATTAATTCATCTCGCATACTCGCTGGAAACTCAAATC TTGGTAGCGGAAACATTCAATCATCAATTAGCTCAAGACATGTTTCTAAATGCAAAGAAAATAACATAAAAGATACATCTTATTCATGTCCTAAAACACATTCACAAGTTGTTGCCACTAATGCAGTGGTTAGAAGTCCATTGTCGGATATTACAAAAG atatGTCTAACTACACTAATAATAATACTACACCTTCATCAGATACTAGACATGTTTCTAAATTTAAAGAAAATATCATCCAAGATAGATGTTATCCAAGCCTTAAAACACCTACACAAGTTGTTTCTACCAATCAAAGCATTATAAGTCCAATGGGCATTATGAGTG AGATGCCTAATTACAACAAAAACAATACTCGACCGTCATCAAATACAAGAAGAATGTCTACCCGGTCTACTTCGATCACCATCAACCGTACATGTTTGTCATCTCATCAAACTCCTAATggtaaataa
- the LOC110882108 gene encoding uncharacterized protein LOC110882108, translated as MDHSMASQRRLYRKNYLDTRKCKDLCFPELRQPEVITNEFAGVSKDYLDHGDQIVICKICQAILWKDEAARGKSKDRVNTSYSVCCGNGKVELPPFKEPPQQYKNLYNGLDSKSKYFLKNIRRYNSMFSFTSMGGKVDHSVNKGKGPFVFRLGGQNCHYIGSLLPEDGSKPKFCQLYIYDTDNELSNRQAVLGDTNKASSSTTDQVDLQIIEYLKKMLDSENVLVKNYRMVRDSFKENPHLNLRLRLNGKREKDGRTYNLPTASEVAALIVGDIGHSIENRDIVVETKEGNLKHISELHPSYLALQYPLLFPYGEDCYRVDILHKGLIASTTNKRKTCSMREFFAYRIQDRVGVFSLIHNSRRLFQQFLVDAYTMIEAERLNYIRFQQKSLRSETYENLKKLRNRGNTDLSKTGKKCILPSSFTGGSRYMMQNYLDAMSICKWFGYPDIFITITCNPKWPEVKRFLKDKTINPEDRPDILCRLFKVKLDSLIKDLKDKSLLGKVSAVVYTVEFQKRGLPHAHICLFMDPAHKFPTVEHIDPLISAEIPDKNEDMELYTLVGDYMIHGPCGSHNINCPCMVNKRCSKKFPKQFRDHTSIDGSGFPIYRRRDNGAFVEKSGVKLDNRSVVPYNKTLLKKYQAHINVEWCNQVGSIKYLFKYINKGPDKVTVAFDDGNGEDDDDPPVDEIKKYYDCRYVSACEASWRIFRYDIHYRYPSVIRLPFHLPNQQNVVYGVDDYLENVLNNPSVASSMFLSWMECNKHNELARTLTYVEFPTEFVWKSSERCWQARQTAKSIGRIHSVCPALGEAYFLRILLNKVKGPTCFDDILTVNGRKFKTFREACYARGLLDDDKEYIEAIQEASITGLPNYIRSLFVIMLMSNTISRPEHVWQKTWQILAEGILYRQRQIIGVEDVHFDDEQIKNFTLCEIEKILNRNNSTLRNWSTMPYPDFDSADSLDNRLILEELDYDKNKQKKEFDSLFSSLTDEQRCVFNDIIKAVEEDKGGVFFVYGYGGTGKTFLWKTLSTSLRSKGKIVLNVASSGIASLLLTGGRTAHSRFLIPINLNEDSVCHIKPNSDESALLKKTSLIIWDEAPMVHRHGFEAFDKTLKDILSSDDSSNGQQPFGGKTIVFGGDFRQILPVIPSGSRQDIVNASLSSSYIWNSCKVLRLTKNMRLTVGGELHDVEQTKVFAQWLLDLGEGNIGGSNDGEAIIEIPDDLLIMDSNDPVSDLIDFVYPSIIQNFNVATFFQERAILAPTNEVVDEINDRLLSLIPGDGKEYLSSDSICESENLQKGFDQRLYSPDVLNGLKISGLPHHRLVLKVGVPIMLLRNIDQRNGLCNGTRLKVLMLGSRVIEAEVISGSNIGKRTFIPRIALTPSDKKIPFKFKRRQFPIVVCFAMTINKSQGQSLSKVGLFLRQPVFSHGQLYVALSRVKSRDGLKLVIVDKDGQLTNTTLNVVYKEVFRDL; from the exons ATGGACCATTCCATGGCTTCACAACGTAGACTATACAGAAAAAATTATTTGGATACTAGAAAGTGTAAGGATTTGTGCTTTCCTGAACTTCGTCAACCAGAAGTTATAACAAATGAATTTGCAGGCGTATCAAAAG attACCTTGATCACGGTGATCAGATTGTTATATGTAAGATATGTCAAGCAATATTATGGAAAGATGAGGCTGCTAGAGGGAAATCAAAAGATCGTGTTAACACAAGTTATTCAGTATGTTGTGGAAATGGTAAAGTAGAGCTTCCTCCATTTAAGGAACCCCCACAACAATATAAGAATCTTTATAACGGGTTGGATTCTAAAAGCAAGTATTTTTTGAAGAACATTAGACGCTATAACTCGATGTTTTCATTTACGTCCATGGGTGGAAAGGTTGATCATTCTGTTAATAAAGGAAAAGGTCCTTTTGTATTTAGACTTGGTGGTCAAAATTGCCATTATATTGGAAGTCTTTTACCTGAAGATGGATCTAAACCAAAGTTCTGTCAGTTATATATATATGATACTGATAACGAACTTTCTAACAGACAAGCGGTTCTTGG TGATACTAACAAAGCTTCTTCATCAACCACCGATCAAGTAGACCTTCAAATTATTGAATATCTAAAGAAAATGTTAGATTCGGAGAATGTTTTGGTGAAAAATTACCGTATGGTAAGAGATTCTTTCAAAGAAAATCCTCATTTGAATTTAAGGTTACGTCTCAATGGAAAGAGAGAAAAAGATGGGAGGACATACAATTTACCAACCGCTTCAGAAGTAGCTGCTTTAATTGTTGGTGATATTGGTCATTCAATTGAAAACCGAGATATTGTTGTAGAAACCAAAGAAGGTAATCTAAAACATATTAGTGAGCTACATCCTTCTTATCTTGCTCTTCAATATCCTTTGTTGTTTCCTTATGGTGAAGATTGTTATAGAGTTGACATCCTTCATAAGGGTCTTATTGCTTCCACAACAAATAAACGAAAAACTTGTAGCATGCGCGAGTTCTTTGCTTACAGGATCCAAGATAGGGTTGGTGTTTTCTCACTAATCCATAATTCTAGACGGCTTTTTCAACAATTCTTAGTGGATGCGTACACCATGATTGAAGCTGAAAGACTAAATTACATACGTTTTCAACAAAAGTCTCTAAGATCTGAAACTTATGAGAATTTAAAAAAATTGCGTAACCGTGGTAATACAGACCTATCTAAGACAGGAAAAAAGTGTATCTTACCTTCTTCATTTACTGGTGGTTCCCGTTACATGATGCAAAATTATTTGGATGCTATGTCTATTTGTAAGTGGTTTGGATATCCAGATATTTTTATAACAATCACATGTAATCCTAAGTGGCCTGAGGTGAAGAGGTTTCTTAAAGACAAAACCATCAATCCTGAAGATAGACCTGATATCCTTTGCCGATTGTTTAAAGTAAAATTAGATTCGTTGATTAAAGACTTAAAGGACAAGTCACTACTTGGCAAAGTTTCAGCAG TTGTTTATACGGTGGAGTTTCAGAAGCGTGGATTGCCACATGCGCATATATGTTTGTTTATGGATCCTGCTCACAAGTTTCCAACAGTTGAACACATTGATCCACTAATTTCTGCTGAAATTCCAGACAAAAATGAAGACATGGAATTGTACACACTTGTCGGTGATTATATGATACATGGACCATGTGGCAGCCATAACATCAACTGTCCATGCATGGTTAATaaaaggtgttcaaaaaaatTTCCAAAACAATTCCGTGATCACACGTCTATTGATGGAAGTGGATTTCCTATATACAGAAGACGAGATAATGGAGCTTTTGTCGAAAAGTCTGGTGTCAAGCTAGATAATAGAAGCGTTGTGCCGTACAACAAAACCCTATTGAAAAAATATCAGGCCCATATTAATGTTGAGTGGTGTAATCAGGTCGGATCTATTAAATATCTATTCAAATATATCAACAAAGGTCCTGATAAGGTTACAGTTGCTTTTGATGATGGTAATGGAGAAGATGACGATGATCCACCGGTTGATGAAATTAAAAAATATTATGATTGTAGATATGTGTCTGCGTGTGAGGCTTCATGGCGTATATTTCGATATGATATTCATTACAGGTACCCATCTGTTATTCGACTACCTTTCCATCTTCCAAACCAACAAAATGTTGTATATGGTGTGGATGATTATCTCGAAAATGTTCTTAACAATCCATCAGTGGCTTCTTCAATGTTTTTGTCTTGGATGGAGTGCAACAAACATAACGAGCTTGCACGAACACTTACATATGTTGAATTTCCGACTGAGTTTGTTTGGAAATCAAGCGAAAGATGTTGGCAAGCTAGGCAGACTGCAAAATCAATTGGTCGCATTCATTCTGTTTGTCCAGCTCTTGGCGAGGCTTATTTTTTAAGGATTCTCTTAAATAAGGTTAAAGGTCCAACATGCTTTGATGACATTCTTACGGTAAATGGACGTAAATTTAAGACATTTAGAGAAGCGTGTTATGCTAGAGGATTGTTAGATGATGACAAAGAGTATATTGAAGCTATTCAAGAAGCAAGTATTACAGGTTTGCCAAATTATATACGTTCTTTGTTTGTCATCATGTTGATGTCTAATACCATTTCAAGGCCAGAACATGTATGGCAAAAAACATGGCAAATTTTAGCAGAAGGGATCCTTTATAGACAACGTCAAATTATAGGCGTTGAAG ATGTACACTTTGATGATGAACAGATAAAAAACTTTACTTTGTGCGAGATTGAGAAAATTTTAAATCGCAATAATTCCACCTTAAGAAATTGGAGTACAATGCCTTATCCTGACTTTGACTCTGCCGATTCTTTGGATAATCGATTAATTCTTGAGGAGTTGGATTATGATAAGAACAAACAGAAGAAGGAGTTTGATAGCCTTTTTTCTTCGTTAACTGATGAGCAAAGGTGCGTTTTCAATGATATAATTAAAGCGGTTGAAGAAGACAAAGGTGGTGTTTTTTTTGTCTACGGATACGGAGGAACGGGTAAAACTTTTCTTTGGAAAACATTATCTACGTCGCTTCGATCAAAAGGAAAGATTGTTTTGAATGTTGCTTCAAGTGGGATTGCTTCTTTGTTGCTTACCGGAGGTAGGACAGCACATTCTCGGTTTCTAATTCCAATAAACCTAAATGAGGATTCAGTTTGTCATATAAAGCCAAATAGCGACGAATCTGCTTTATTAAAGAAAACATCCTTGATAATATGGGATGAAGCACCTATGGTGCACAGGCATGGTTTTGAAGCTTTTGATAAGACTTTGAAAGACATATTGTCATCTGATGATTCTAGCAATGGTCAACAACCTTTTGGAGGTAAAACGATTGTGTTTGGTGGAGATTTCCGACAAattcttccggtaattccaagTGGTAGTAGACAAGATATTGTTAATGCTTCTCTAAGTTCTTCTTACATTTGGAATAGTTGTAAAGTACTTAGGTTAACCAAAAACATGCGGTTAACTGTTGGAGGTGAGTTACATGATGTTGAACAAACAAAGGTCTTTGCACAATGGTTGTTGGACTTAGGTGAAGGGAACATAGGTGGCTCCAACGATGGTGAGGCAATTATAGAAATACCTGATGATCTTCTTATTATGGATTCAAATGATCCTGTTTCTGATCTTATCGACTTCGTTTATCCTTCAATTATTCAAAATTTCAATGTTGCAACATTTTTCCAAGAAAGAGCTATTCTTGCACCAACTAATGAAGTTGTAGACGAAATTAATGATCGATTGCTATCTTTAATTCCCGGAGACGGAAAGGAATACCTGAGTTCCGACAGTATTTGCGAGTCTGAGAATCTACAGAAGGGTTTTGATCAAAGGTTATATTCACCGGATGTACTAAACGGACTTAAAATTTCAGGTTTGCCACATCACCGATTAGTACTAAAAGTGGGAGTTCCTATCATGTTATTACGAAACATTGATCAAAGAAATGGATTATGTAACGGGACTCGACTCAAAGTCTTAATGCTAGGATCGCGTGTTATAGAAGCTGAAGTAATATCTGGAAGTAATATAGGCAAGCGGACTTTCATTCCTAGAATTGCTTTAACACCATCAGACAAGAAGATTCCATTTAAGTTTAAAAGAAGACAATTTCCTATTGTTGTATGCTTTGCCATGACGATAAATAAAAGTCAAGGTCAATCGTTATCCAAAGTAGGTCTTTTTCTCAGACAACCAGTcttttctcatggtcagctttacGTCGCTTTGTCTAGAGTTAAAAGCAGAGATGGACTCAAACTCGTAATTGTTGATAAAGATGGTCAACTTACGAATACGACACTGAATGTTGTATATAAAGAAGTTTTTAGAGATCTGTAA
- the LOC110882062 gene encoding protein terminal ear1 homolog, producing the protein MKWVPVDNKVLGLGFEETRWKNSRRGFHKLLPLEPQTTSLMIKNVPNRYTRKLLVQTLDNHCKLENRKLGGNKSAYDFVYLPIDFKRRRNAGFAFVNFTNPEAAFRFRDAFHGRHWNLFESSKVAEITRARIQGKAALINNCKGMDFSYGSEEDMPVWFAPARDGSDDQVRSKMFVVGKFSWAKMKFGN; encoded by the exons ATGAAGTGGGTTCCGGTGGATAACAAAGTTCTAGGGTTAGGGTTTGAAGAAACCAGATGGAAGAACAGTCGTCGAGGGTTTCACAAGCTTCTGCCTTTAGAACCACAAACCACATCTTTGATGATCAAAAATGTTCCAAATAGATATAC TCGGAAGTTACTGGTCCAGACTCTTGATAATCATTGTAAACTTGAGAACAGGAAGCTCggtggtaacaagtctgcttatgattTTGTTTACCTGCCGATTGATTTCAA GCGCCGAAGGAACGCTGGGTTTGCGTTTGTGAACTTCACAAACCCTGAGGCGGCGTTTAGGTTTCGCGATGCGTTTCATGGCAGACATTGGAATCTGTTTGAGAGTTCGAAGGTTGCTGAGATTACAAGAGCAAGGATTCAG GGTAAGGCAGCTTTGATTAATAACTGCAAAGGTATGGATTTTAGCTATGGTTCGGAGGAAGACATGCCGGTGTGGTTTGCACCGGCGAGAGATGGATCAGATGATCAGGTTAGGTCCAAAATGTTTGTGGTGGGGAAGTTTTCTTGGGCTAAAATGAAATTTGGGAATTAG
- the LOC110885309 gene encoding tyrosine--tRNA ligase 1, cytoplasmic isoform X1: protein MENLKSEDESPASTTQMSVEEKFRIVRSVGEECIQEEELLNLLTKKPQPICYDGFEPSGRMHIAQGVMKTINVNKLTSAGCKVKIWIADWFAQLNNKMGGDLGRIQTVGRYLIEIWKAAGMNLEHVEFLWSSEEINSRAHEYWPLVMDIARRNKLPRIMRCCQIMGRNEQDELTAAQIFYPCMQCADIFFLKADICQLGMDQRKVNVLAREYCDDIKRKNKPIILSHHMLPGLLQGQEKMSKSDASSAIFMEDEEAEVNLKIKKAYCPPNVVEGNPCLDYIKYIVFPWFNEFKVERKAENGGEKTFASFEELISEYEKGDLHPADLKPALSKALNRILQPVRNHFKNDENAKALLKRVKGFKVTK from the exons ATGGAGAACTTGAAATCAGAAGACGAATCACCAGCTTCAACTACACA GATGAGCGTGGAGGAAAAGTTTAGGATTGTGAGGAGTGTCGGTGAAGAGTGTATTCAGGAAGAAGAACTCTTGAATCTTCTTACCAAGAAGCCCCAGCCCATTTGCTATGATGGGTTCGAACCTTCTGGCAGAATGCATATAGCACag GGTGTTATGAAGACCATCAACGTGAATAAACTGACATCTGCTGGTTGCAAAGTGAAGATTTGGATAGCGGATTGGTTTGCCCAATTGAACAACAAAATGGGTGGAGATTTAGGTAGAATCCAAACGGTTGGGCGTTACCTCATTGAGATATGGAAAGCAGCCGGGATGAATCTAGAGCACGTAGAGTTTCTGTGGTCTTCCGAGGAAATTAATTCTCGGGCACATGAATACTGGCCCCTCGTGATGGACATTGCTAGAAGAAACAAACTTCCCAGGATAATGAG GTGCTGTCAAATTATGGGCCGAAATGAGCAGGATGAGCTGACAGCTGCTCAGATATTTTACCCATGCATGCAATGTGCAGATATATTTTTTCTAAAG GCTGACATATGCCAGTTAGGCATGGATCAAAGGAAAGTGAATGTACTTGCTAGGGAATACTGTGATGATATCAAGAGAAAAAACAAGCCCATCATATTGTCACATC ACATGCTTCCTGGATTGTTGCAAGGGCAAGAGAAAATGTCAAAATCTGATGCTTCTTCTGCCATTTTTATGGAAGATGAGGAG GCTGAGGTTAATTTGAAGATAAAAAAAGCATACTGTCCGCCAAATGTTGTTGAAGGGAACCCATGCCTTGACTACATAAAATACATTGTATTCCCATGGTTCAATGAGTTCAAGGTTGAAAGAAAAGCCGAAAATGGAGGAGAAAA GACCTTTGCAAGTTTTGAAGAGCTAATCAGTGAATACGAAAAAGGGGATCTACATCCTGCTGACCTAAAACCGGCTCTATCAAAGGCCTTAAACAGGATTTTGCAGCCTGTTCGCAATCATTTCAAGAATGATGAGAATGCCAAGGCTTTACTTAAGAGGGTGAAG GGTTTTAAAGTCACAAAATGA
- the LOC110885309 gene encoding tyrosine--tRNA ligase 1, cytoplasmic isoform X2 — MENLKSEDESPASTTQMSVEEKFRIVRSVGEECIQEEELLNLLTKKPQPICYDGFEPSGRMHIAQGVMKTINVNKLTSAGCKVKIWIADWFAQLNNKMGGDLGRIQTVGRYLIEIWKAAGMNLEHVEFLWSSEEINSRAHEYWPLVMDIARRNKLPRIMRCCQIMGRNEQDELTAAQIFYPCMQCADIFFLKADICQLGMDQRKVNVLAREYCDDIKRKNKPIILSHHMLPGLLQGQEKMSKSDASSAIFMEDEEAEVNLKIKKAYCPPNVVEGNPCLDYIKYIVFPWFNEFKVERKAENGGEKTFASFEELISEYEKGDLHPADLKPALSKALNRILQPVRNHFKNDENAKALLKRVKVGF; from the exons ATGGAGAACTTGAAATCAGAAGACGAATCACCAGCTTCAACTACACA GATGAGCGTGGAGGAAAAGTTTAGGATTGTGAGGAGTGTCGGTGAAGAGTGTATTCAGGAAGAAGAACTCTTGAATCTTCTTACCAAGAAGCCCCAGCCCATTTGCTATGATGGGTTCGAACCTTCTGGCAGAATGCATATAGCACag GGTGTTATGAAGACCATCAACGTGAATAAACTGACATCTGCTGGTTGCAAAGTGAAGATTTGGATAGCGGATTGGTTTGCCCAATTGAACAACAAAATGGGTGGAGATTTAGGTAGAATCCAAACGGTTGGGCGTTACCTCATTGAGATATGGAAAGCAGCCGGGATGAATCTAGAGCACGTAGAGTTTCTGTGGTCTTCCGAGGAAATTAATTCTCGGGCACATGAATACTGGCCCCTCGTGATGGACATTGCTAGAAGAAACAAACTTCCCAGGATAATGAG GTGCTGTCAAATTATGGGCCGAAATGAGCAGGATGAGCTGACAGCTGCTCAGATATTTTACCCATGCATGCAATGTGCAGATATATTTTTTCTAAAG GCTGACATATGCCAGTTAGGCATGGATCAAAGGAAAGTGAATGTACTTGCTAGGGAATACTGTGATGATATCAAGAGAAAAAACAAGCCCATCATATTGTCACATC ACATGCTTCCTGGATTGTTGCAAGGGCAAGAGAAAATGTCAAAATCTGATGCTTCTTCTGCCATTTTTATGGAAGATGAGGAG GCTGAGGTTAATTTGAAGATAAAAAAAGCATACTGTCCGCCAAATGTTGTTGAAGGGAACCCATGCCTTGACTACATAAAATACATTGTATTCCCATGGTTCAATGAGTTCAAGGTTGAAAGAAAAGCCGAAAATGGAGGAGAAAA GACCTTTGCAAGTTTTGAAGAGCTAATCAGTGAATACGAAAAAGGGGATCTACATCCTGCTGACCTAAAACCGGCTCTATCAAAGGCCTTAAACAGGATTTTGCAGCCTGTTCGCAATCATTTCAAGAATGATGAGAATGCCAAGGCTTTACTTAAGAGGGTGAAGGTAG GGTTTTAA